A segment of the Xylanibacillus composti genome:
AAACGCTGCATACCGCGCCTTCAGCGAAGCTGGGCGGTCCGCGGGCGATTGCCGATAATTTGAGACAATTGCTGCCGCTCGCCGGCCCGGTCTGGACCTTCACGAACGCCTGCGCAGCCGGGAACTTCGCCATAGCTCGCTGCATGGATGAATTGCGAGCCGGCCGGGCCGATCTCATGATTGCGGCGGGGGTCGACGCGCTCTCGTGGATTGCGTTCACCGGCTTCAGCAGCTTGCGGGCGATGTCCCCGGGTCGCTGCAGGCCGTTCGATCAGGAACGCCAAGGGCTGATTCTCGGGGAAGGGGCCGGGGTGCTTGTGCTGGAGACGAAGGCGCAAGCAGCTGAGCGCCAGGCGCGAGCCCGAGCCAGTCTTCTGGGCTACGGCTTCAATGGCGACGCCCATCACATCACGCAGCCGGACCCGGAAGCCAAAGGCGCGATTCGGGCGATGCGCACCGCGATGGCGATGGCCGGTATCCGGCCGGCGCAAATCGATTACGTAAGCGCACACGGTACTGGAACGGCCGCCAATGATGCGATGGAGGCGCGGGCGATCAGCACGGTATTCGAGGATTCCCATGTGCAGGTAAGTTCTATCAAGGGTCATCTCGGCCATACGCTCGGCGCCGCAAGCGCGATTGAGGCGATCATGTGCGTGAAGGCTCTGGAAACGGGGATTCGTCCGCCGACGCTTCATCTGGAGCAGGTTGATCCGGCATGCCAGGAGGCGAATATCGAGTACATTCGTTCGCCAGGCACGGGTTCGGCGGCGTATATCATGTCCAATTCATACGCTTTCGGCGGTATTAATTCGTCAATCATTCTTGGAAAACAGTAAAGGGGACGTTGCAGCATGTACGAGATGTGGGTGGAAGGCTACGGAGCGGTTACCCCGCTCGGCAGCGGCGCAGCTCTGCTCCTAAAGCGGGAGGAACTGGCTGCTTCTCCAGCAGGTTTGCCGCAGCTGGACCCGTCTGATCCGCACATGAAGCCTGTCCGGAAATGGTCCTCATCGGCGCAATACGCCTATTTGGCCGTACGGGAAGCGATCAGCGGGGGCAAGGCAAGTCAGCCGGAACAGGCAGCCTGTGTAGTTGGCACCAATTATTCCAATCTGGAAGCGATCGTATCCCTTGATCGCGACGCCCGGCAGTACGGGGTCAACCATGCCAACCCGGGCATCTTCCCGGAGACCGTGCTGAATGCAATCGGCGGGCATCTGGCCGAGAAATTCGAGCTGCGCGGGGTGAATGTGACATTATCAGACGGGGATGCGACCGGCTGGAAACTGATGCGTTATGCGATTGATTTGCTGCAAGACGGACGGGCGGGCGAAGTCATGGTGTGCATGGTCAACCGCTTCCCGCCCGAACCCTTCCGCAACGGCGGCTTGCCCTGTTCCTTTCGGCGCGAATCGGTCAGCGCCCTGCGGTTGTCCTGCAGGGGAAGCTCACAAGGAATTCGACTGAGGGTGGACGAGCAGGCGGCGGTGAACGCCGGGCATGACAGACAGGAGGCGATCCCTCCCTGGAGTCTGCCGCTTGCACTTGTGCATGCAGCCCTTCTGGTTGACCAAGGCGTGCGGCCTTATGTTGAGCTTGTCATGCGCGAACAAGAGATGTTGGTTTTTGGTTTGGACAAGCCGGCAATGCGGGAAGGAGCAGACGCATGAATGAGGCGTGGGTGACCGGCTCCTCGATGCTGACCTCGGCGGGGATCGGCAATGACGCAGTGTGGGAAGCGGTGATGGCCGAAAAACCGGTAATCGGGGAACGGCGGCAGGCGATGGGGGACGGTTCTGAAGACGTGCGGTTTCCGTGCTATGTCATTGGTTCGGTTGATTTGGCCAAGTGGCTGGAGCCGCAGCAATGTGAAAAACTGAAGCACTGGGGGGTGTACGAGGACTATGATTTCAGTTATATACTCGTTTCCATACTTTTGGCCTTACATGATGCTGAGTTATCGCTGGATGCCGCATCCCGAGTATCCCTTGTGGTGGGACATGAGAACCTGGGAGTAGTGCGGCTCGTCGACAGGCTTGTGCACAAGCGGGAGACGATTGTTCAGGCTGAAAAAGGATTCCGTCATTCCTTTGCCGAGCTGCAGCATTATTTTTACCATCTGCAGACCTTCCCTTACCTCTTCTATTTGTCCAATCTATTCGGCATCAACGGCCTCACCTATGCGGTTAACAACGCATGCGCCTCCGGCCTGTACGCCACGGAGCTTGGCAGGCAGCTGCTCGCCAGCGGCAGCACGGACGTCGTGATCGTCGCCTGTTCGGATTATGCGCACGCCTCCGAGTATTTGTGGCTGGAGGACAAGGGGGCGATGTCCGGCGGCGCGCCGCTTGCGCCGTTCGATCTGAACCGGCAAGGCTCGGTATTGGGCGATGGAGCGGGAGCGCTCGTGCTGGAAACACGCGAGCACGCCGAGCGGAGAGGAGCTAAGGCTTCTTGCTTTTATGCGGGGGGCAGCTTCGCTCAGGAGCGCTGGCAGATGACACTGCCGGATGTCAGCAGCCATCTGTACGCTTCGGTTATTGCGGATGCGGTTCAGCGCTTTGCGCCAGACGGCGTTGATCTGCATGTGCCGCATGGCACCGGCAGTCCGCTGTGGGACCTGTATGAGGCGAGAGAAATTCAACGCGCCTATCGGAGCAGCACGCAGGCGCTTCCGCCTGTCACCGCGTTCAAAGGTTATATGGGCCACACCTTGGGGGCAAGCGGGATGCTCGAATCTGTGCTGCTGATAGAAGCGATGAAGCGCGGCGTCATTCCCCGCACGCTGCAGCATCACACGCCTGATCCGAAGCTGTCGCTGCCAATTGTGACGGAAACATCCGAAAAGCGCATTCGCACAGCAGTGAAGTCCGTACCGGCTTACGGTGGATTCCATGCAGCGTGCATTTGGAAATCGACGGGGAAAAGGGAGGAACCATGAATCAAGCAAAATGGGATTTTACTGGCACAACAGCGGTAGTCACCGGAGGATCGGGAGGGATTGGTTCATCAATCGTACGCGCCTTGGCGCAGGCAGGGGCGAAGGTCATGTTTACGTACTCCAGCGATCAGCAAGCTGCGCAAGCATTGGCAGAGCAGTGCAATGTGACAGACAAGCGGGTGGAGGCCATCCAGGCCAATTTCACATCGGAGGCGGATCTGGACAGACTTCTCCGGCAATTGGCGGATGTTCCTGTTGATTGCTTGGTGAACAATGCGGGCATGCTGCGGGACGGTCCCTTGTACAAGATGCCGGACGCTGATTGGCGGGATGTGCTGCAGGTGAATCTGCACGCCATGTTTGCGGTTACGAAGAAGCTGATCCCTATCCTTGCGCCGAGGGCTGGGTCGATCGTCAACATTTCATCTGTGTCGGGAATTAGCGGCGCTGCCGGTCAAGTGAACTATTCGACGGCGAAGGCCGGGGTTCACGGGTTTACTCGCGCATTGGCGAGAGAGGTTGGACCGCTGGGCGTTCGGGTGAATGCCATCGCGCCCGGATTCGTGGATACGGATATGCTGCTGATGATCAAGCCGCAGAAGAAGCGGGAGCTGCATCGGGACATTCCGTTAAGGCGTCTCGGCAAGCCGCAGGATATCGCCGAGACAGCTTTATTTCTGCTCTCGGAAAGCGCCTCCTATATGACGGGAGCCATTGTCGTAGTGGATGGCGGATTGTATTGAGGCTGTATGCGATTACGAGGAGGGGTATGCATGCTCGATATGGAGCTGGTGAAGAAGCGCGTGATAGAAATTACGATTGAGGTAACCGGGGAAGGAGAGTTTCCGGAACCGGCGGAGGTGGATGCCCGTCTGGAAGAGCCGCTGGACGAATGGGGAGTAGACTCCTTAAGCGCGCTGGAGCTCGCGGTGCATCTGGAGCGTCAGTTCGGCACTCGGCTGGAAGAGGATGAACTGACCGGGGTCCGGAGCTTGGCGGATATCGTCAAGCTGGTTGAAGAGAAAGGAAAGGTATAAATGCAGCTGCTGCGCATGCAATGGCTGCACAGGAACCGGGCAGCGATGGTCCGGAAGATTGCCGTGTTGAACAGCAGCAATCAGCCCTTTGTGCAGAAGTTCCAGACTATTCTATCGGCATTTTTGGACGGGTATCACGCAGTGCTGCAAAACGATCCGAACGTCTCGGAAATCAAGCAAATGCTCGATCAGCGGTATGACACCTATTATAGAGGATTTGCTTATGAAGGTCTCGGCATGGGACTTGGCGCTCGCACCCTGTTCCGACCCTCGGAGAAGGCGTCATTGGAAGCCAACTTCCAGGCGTATTCCCCGAATTATTTGTATCAGTACTATGTCGGTCTTGGCTGGTGGCTGTCTATCCGCTACGGCTATCGTTCCTCAGGTTACCGGCGTTTCCTGCGCATGCTGGACCCTTTCCACGGCCCGATTGTGTATGACGGGGTCGGCTTTCGCGCGGGGCTGTTGCAACGCTTGAGCTTTGCCCGGCTTGCGCGCCATTTTTCGCGTTTGGGCCATGTGGGCGAGCGCGTCTGCTATCAGGGATGGGGCCGCTCATTATGGTTCCAGCAACAATTCCAATTGGACAAGGTGCTGTATGAGCTTGAGCGGCTGCCGACGCCACAGCGGACCGATGCAATCAGCGGCGTCGGGCTGGCGGCTGCTTACAGCTGCTTTGACGACGTACCTTGGGTGAAGGGGCTGAGCGAGTTGGTGCCTCGGGAATGGCGGGCGGCCTTCGGGCAGGGCCTGTCGTTCGGCTGGCAGGCGCGCAAGCTGCAGACACCGCACTTTGACGAGTATGTGTCCGGATTCGTTCCTGCTGTTTCCGAGACGGTATTCGTTTCGCAGCAGGCCGTAGAGAGTGTGAAGCGGCAGCTGTTCGTTCGGCAGGCAAATCCGCGGTATGTCGATTGGCTGGACAAGGTTCGTCAATGCATGGCAGAGATACTGTAAGGGGGAGCGATCATGGGGAAGAAACTCAAGGTGTCGGCAGGCATTTGCGTCCTGATGGGACTCTTAGCAGCCGCAGCTGGATGCTCTTCGGGACAGGAGCAGCAGGAGTACGGCTTTAGCTTTCGTGATATGACGGATGAAGCGGGGATTGGCTTTGTGCATGAGAAGCCGGTCTACGACGCCAAGGTGGACAATATCATGCCCTGGCTCGCCTCGAC
Coding sequences within it:
- a CDS encoding beta-ketoacyl-[acyl-carrier-protein] synthase family protein; protein product: MTLSEVVISGIGVNASIGQGADRCWEGLLTGRTGIGKVRSFDVSGHRNQFACEIQALPRSATYPDKVAAMGRTTQIVVPAVEEALQDAQITMDDCKRLRVGLCVGTTMGEIEPLEQTLHTAPSAKLGGPRAIADNLRQLLPLAGPVWTFTNACAAGNFAIARCMDELRAGRADLMIAAGVDALSWIAFTGFSSLRAMSPGRCRPFDQERQGLILGEGAGVLVLETKAQAAERQARARASLLGYGFNGDAHHITQPDPEAKGAIRAMRTAMAMAGIRPAQIDYVSAHGTGTAANDAMEARAISTVFEDSHVQVSSIKGHLGHTLGAASAIEAIMCVKALETGIRPPTLHLEQVDPACQEANIEYIRSPGTGSAAYIMSNSYAFGGINSSIILGKQ
- a CDS encoding beta-ketoacyl synthase N-terminal-like domain-containing protein; the encoded protein is MYEMWVEGYGAVTPLGSGAALLLKREELAASPAGLPQLDPSDPHMKPVRKWSSSAQYAYLAVREAISGGKASQPEQAACVVGTNYSNLEAIVSLDRDARQYGVNHANPGIFPETVLNAIGGHLAEKFELRGVNVTLSDGDATGWKLMRYAIDLLQDGRAGEVMVCMVNRFPPEPFRNGGLPCSFRRESVSALRLSCRGSSQGIRLRVDEQAAVNAGHDRQEAIPPWSLPLALVHAALLVDQGVRPYVELVMREQEMLVFGLDKPAMREGADA
- a CDS encoding beta-ketoacyl synthase N-terminal-like domain-containing protein, which gives rise to MNEAWVTGSSMLTSAGIGNDAVWEAVMAEKPVIGERRQAMGDGSEDVRFPCYVIGSVDLAKWLEPQQCEKLKHWGVYEDYDFSYILVSILLALHDAELSLDAASRVSLVVGHENLGVVRLVDRLVHKRETIVQAEKGFRHSFAELQHYFYHLQTFPYLFYLSNLFGINGLTYAVNNACASGLYATELGRQLLASGSTDVVIVACSDYAHASEYLWLEDKGAMSGGAPLAPFDLNRQGSVLGDGAGALVLETREHAERRGAKASCFYAGGSFAQERWQMTLPDVSSHLYASVIADAVQRFAPDGVDLHVPHGTGSPLWDLYEAREIQRAYRSSTQALPPVTAFKGYMGHTLGASGMLESVLLIEAMKRGVIPRTLQHHTPDPKLSLPIVTETSEKRIRTAVKSVPAYGGFHAACIWKSTGKREEP
- the ymfI gene encoding elongation factor P 5-aminopentanone reductase, producing the protein MNQAKWDFTGTTAVVTGGSGGIGSSIVRALAQAGAKVMFTYSSDQQAAQALAEQCNVTDKRVEAIQANFTSEADLDRLLRQLADVPVDCLVNNAGMLRDGPLYKMPDADWRDVLQVNLHAMFAVTKKLIPILAPRAGSIVNISSVSGISGAAGQVNYSTAKAGVHGFTRALAREVGPLGVRVNAIAPGFVDTDMLLMIKPQKKRELHRDIPLRRLGKPQDIAETALFLLSESASYMTGAIVVVDGGLY
- a CDS encoding acyl carrier protein, with the translated sequence MLDMELVKKRVIEITIEVTGEGEFPEPAEVDARLEEPLDEWGVDSLSALELAVHLERQFGTRLEEDELTGVRSLADIVKLVEEKGKV
- a CDS encoding DUF1702 family protein, producing the protein MQLLRMQWLHRNRAAMVRKIAVLNSSNQPFVQKFQTILSAFLDGYHAVLQNDPNVSEIKQMLDQRYDTYYRGFAYEGLGMGLGARTLFRPSEKASLEANFQAYSPNYLYQYYVGLGWWLSIRYGYRSSGYRRFLRMLDPFHGPIVYDGVGFRAGLLQRLSFARLARHFSRLGHVGERVCYQGWGRSLWFQQQFQLDKVLYELERLPTPQRTDAISGVGLAAAYSCFDDVPWVKGLSELVPREWRAAFGQGLSFGWQARKLQTPHFDEYVSGFVPAVSETVFVSQQAVESVKRQLFVRQANPRYVDWLDKVRQCMAEIL